The Pseudomonas sp. R4-35-07 nucleotide sequence CTTCTATATAGCTCACCTGGACTGAATTTCTTGCTATAAACGCACTCCGATGACCGTTCGCCAAGCCCGTCCTGGTGCTTTTGGGGGTTGATCGGGAAAAATGCCTGTCATTTCAGTTGCTGCGCCTTCAAGTCGGCCTTAGACTGCCGCCCCTCGTAAATTGAGTGCCGGGTGGCGCTTGGAACGGATGGCGCCTTTCCGAGACCTGCAGAGGTCGGCCGGAACGCTCCCTTATTCGCCTTAATGCACGTATTTTTTATAGAGAAATCAATGACAAAGGAAAAGTTGCTGGCCATGCCGGCGGATGACTACATGAATGCCGAACAGCACGCTTTTTTTGAGAAGTTGCTGCAAGACATGAAAGTGGAACACCACGAGCGCATTGAACAGAACCGTATCGCCATTGAAAGCCTGGACACGCCTGCCGACCCGGCTGACGCTGCTTCCGTGGAAGAAGAGCGCACCTGGCTGGTCAATGCCATCGATCGCGACCAGCGCATGTTGCCGCAACTGGAGCGTGCCCTGGAACGTATCAAGGAAGATTCCTTTGGCTGGTGTGATGACAGCGGCGAGCCTATCGGCCTCAAGCGCCTGCTGATCAGCCCCACCACCAAATACTGCATCGAAGCGCAAGAGCGCCACGAGCAGATCGACAAGCACCAGCGTCAAGCCTGATGCGCTGCACGGGGGGCCGCATGCCCGGCTCCCCAAAGAATTATTCGTTACGCCCTGGTTATTGATCTACTGCATGCACTTGCACTAAAGGCCCATGGATAATGGCCCGATAGTGGCGTTTAATGCAGACACAATAACGACAAGCAGCGGGGTAACGACAATGGCTGGAGACGGATCTCTGACGGGCGCAGCAGTGCCACCGCAATCGGTGGCGCGCGTGCTGCCCGGCTGGCTCACACCGCTCGCGCAGAGCGCCGTCCTGGTGCTGCTACTGCTGGGCCTCGCGTTTACCCGCTTGCCGCTCTATGTGTGCCTGCCGCTGGCCTTGCTGGTGATCTGGCTACCCCGCCTGAAAAGTCCCAAGCCTGGGGTGGCGCACGCTGCGGCCAGCGATGCGATTGGCGAGCTGACGCGCGATCTTTCCTATACCACCAGCCATAATGCACTCTCCGCTGCGGGCGTGGCCTATTCGGTCAAGCAGCTGGCGGCGCGTGTGCAATCGCAACTCGGCGCCTCCCAACAGATCGTCAGCAGCGCGCAAGTGATGATCAGCACCGAACAGGTCACTTCCCAGCTCAGCCGCCAGGCGTTGGGCGCGGCCAGCCAAGCCCATCAGCGCAGCAGTGAAGGCCGGGAAGTGCTGGTGCAGTCCATCACCCGCATGCATCAACTCAGCCAGCGTGCCGATGCCAGCCGCGAGCTGATCGAAGCCTTGAGCCAGCGCAGCGAGGAAATCCAGCGTGTGACGCTGGTGATCCAGTCTATTGCCAGCCAGACCAACCTGCTGGCGCTGAACGCGGCGATCGAGGCGGCGCGGGCCGGTGAACATGGGCGTGGCTTTGCCGTGGTCGCCGATGAAGTACGCGGCCTCGCTGGCCGTACGGCCACGGCCACGGATGAAGTCGGGGTGATGGTCGCTGACATCCAGCAACGTACCGCCCAGGTGGTGGAGCGGATTCGCCAACTGTCGGCGGACCTGCACACCGGTGTTAAACAGGTGGAATCTGCAGGCGAACACCTGGCGAGCATCGCCAGCCTGGCGGCGGATGTGGAAACCCAAGTCAGTGAAATCGCCCAGGGCACCGACACCAATCGCACGCAACTTGACAGCTTGTTCCACGCCGTGGAGCAGATGCGCAGCGACCTCACGGTAAGCGATCAGCAAACCCGCCAGCTCGCCGACGCCGCTGTGCAAATGGAAGGGCAGGCTGAAACCATCAGCGAACGCCTGGCGCAAGTCGGCCTGGATGACTATCACCAGCGTATCTACGACTTGGCTCGCGAAGGCGCCAGGCGCATTGCCGAACAGTTCGAGGCGGATGCGCTGAGCCGCCGGATCAGCCTCGAGGATCTGTTTGACCGCAACTACACGCCGATTGCGAACACCCGCCCGAGCAAATATAAAACCCGGTTTGACGCTTACACCGACCAGGTGTTGCCCGCCATTCAAGAGGCGCTGTTGCCACGTCATGAAGGCTTGGTGTTTGCGAT carries:
- a CDS encoding TraR/DksA C4-type zinc finger protein; this encodes MTKEKLLAMPADDYMNAEQHAFFEKLLQDMKVEHHERIEQNRIAIESLDTPADPADAASVEEERTWLVNAIDRDQRMLPQLERALERIKEDSFGWCDDSGEPIGLKRLLISPTTKYCIEAQERHEQIDKHQRQA
- a CDS encoding methyl-accepting chemotaxis protein, which translates into the protein MISTEQVTSQLSRQALGAASQAHQRSSEGREVLVQSITRMHQLSQRADASRELIEALSQRSEEIQRVTLVIQSIASQTNLLALNAAIEAARAGEHGRGFAVVADEVRGLAGRTATATDEVGVMVADIQQRTAQVVERIRQLSADLHTGVKQVESAGEHLASIASLAADVETQVSEIAQGTDTNRTQLDSLFHAVEQMRSDLTVSDQQTRQLADAAVQMEGQAETISERLAQVGLDDYHQRIYDLAREGARRIAEQFEADALSRRISLEDLFDRNYTPIANTRPSKYKTRFDAYTDQVLPAIQEALLPRHEGLVFAIACTQQGYVPTHNKVFSHALTGDDQVDAVQNRTKRKFDDRTGIRCGSHQQPMLLQTYTRDTGELMHDLSVPIMVQGRHWGGLRLGYKPQGAKPGR